A portion of the Candidatus Glassbacteria bacterium genome contains these proteins:
- a CDS encoding arsenate reductase ArsC, whose translation MPVNKLRILFLCYGNACRSQMAEGWTRHLRGELIEPESAGIVASGLSGRAEQVMAEAGVDISSQVSNTLDEMRRRPYDCMVTLCPTAHSLCPPLEGVNVVHVPFDDPYTECFGIEGSEDELKIFRRVRDEIKAFVETLPESLEK comes from the coding sequence GTGCCTGTTAATAAACTCCGCATTCTGTTTCTGTGCTACGGCAACGCCTGCCGCAGCCAGATGGCCGAGGGCTGGACGCGCCACCTGCGCGGCGAGCTGATCGAGCCGGAGAGCGCGGGAATAGTCGCCTCGGGGCTATCCGGCCGGGCCGAGCAGGTGATGGCCGAGGCGGGGGTGGATATCTCCTCACAGGTATCGAACACGTTGGATGAGATGCGCCGCCGGCCCTACGACTGCATGGTCACGCTCTGCCCCACGGCCCACAGCCTTTGCCCGCCGCTGGAGGGGGTAAATGTTGTTCACGTCCCGTTTGACGACCCCTATACCGAGTGTTTCGGGATCGAGGGAAGCGAAGACGAACTGAAAATCTTCCGGCGTGTGCGCGATGAGATAAAAGCGTTCGTGGAAACTCTGCCGGAAAGCCTGGAAAAATAA